A stretch of the uncultured Trichococcus sp. genome encodes the following:
- a CDS encoding type II toxin-antitoxin system HicB family antitoxin — MAHTHYVAYPAILDDRENDPGTYTVTFPDVPGAISQGVGIPDALAKGAEALELMLYDEKDLPKASYLPDVQADNPEAIVSYIMVDLIAAAKKVKMPVVRKNTTIPVDLAEKAEEAGINFSATLTEALKEKLRV; from the coding sequence ATGGCACATACACACTATGTTGCTTATCCAGCGATTCTAGATGACAGAGAAAATGATCCAGGAACATACACAGTAACCTTTCCGGATGTCCCGGGGGCCATTTCCCAAGGTGTTGGAATTCCAGATGCACTTGCTAAAGGTGCCGAGGCATTGGAATTGATGCTTTACGATGAAAAAGACCTGCCGAAAGCCTCCTACTTACCAGATGTCCAAGCAGATAATCCCGAAGCGATTGTGAGCTATATTATGGTTGATCTGATTGCGGCCGCAAAAAAAGTAAAAATGCCTGTTGTCAGAAAGAATACGACAATCCCTGTCGATCTGGCTGAAAAGGCTGAAGAAGCCGGCATCAATTTCTCTGCGACATTAACCGAAGCCTTGAAAGAAAAATTAAGAGTCTAG